From the genome of uncultured Bacteroides sp., one region includes:
- the groL gene encoding chaperonin GroEL (60 kDa chaperone family; promotes refolding of misfolded polypeptides especially under stressful conditions; forms two stacked rings of heptamers to form a barrel-shaped 14mer; ends can be capped by GroES; misfolded proteins enter the barrel where they are refolded when GroES binds), giving the protein MAKEILFNIDARDQLKKGVDELANAVKVTLGPKGRNVILEKKFGAPQITKDGVTVAKEIELSDPFRNTGAQLVKEVASKTGDDAGDGTTTATVLAQSIVAEGLKNVTAGANPMDLKRGIDKAVAKVVESIKAQSEKVGDNYEKIEQVATVSANNEPTIGKLIADAMRKVSKDGVITIEEAKGTETTIGLVEGMQFDRGYLSAYFVTNTEKMECEMEKPYILIYDKKISNLKDMLPILEPAVQTGRPLLIIAEDVDSEALTTLVVNRLRSQLKICAVKAPGFGDRRKEMLEDIAVLTGGLVISEEKGLKLEQATLEMLGTCDKVTISKDNTTIVNGAGAKENIETRIGQIKSQIKSTTSDYDREKLQERLAKLSGGVAVLYVGAASEVEMKEKKDRVDDALCATRAAIEEGIVPGGGVAYIRAIECLEGLKGDNVDETTGIEIIKRAIEEPLRQIVFNAGKEGAVVVQKVREGKGDFGYNARTDVYENMHAAGVVDPAKVTRVALENAASIAGMFLTTECVVVEKKEDKPEMPMGAPGMGGMGGMM; this is encoded by the coding sequence ATGGCAAAAGAAATATTATTCAATATCGATGCCCGCGACCAATTAAAAAAAGGGGTTGACGAGCTTGCAAATGCAGTAAAAGTAACACTCGGCCCTAAAGGTCGTAATGTAATTCTTGAAAAAAAGTTCGGTGCTCCTCAGATTACAAAAGACGGTGTGACGGTTGCTAAGGAAATTGAGTTGTCTGATCCTTTCCGGAATACCGGTGCTCAGTTGGTAAAAGAAGTTGCTTCTAAAACCGGCGATGACGCAGGAGACGGTACTACTACTGCTACTGTTTTGGCTCAGTCTATTGTGGCTGAAGGGTTGAAGAATGTAACTGCCGGTGCCAATCCGATGGATTTGAAACGTGGTATAGATAAAGCTGTTGCCAAAGTTGTTGAATCTATTAAAGCTCAATCGGAGAAAGTAGGCGACAACTATGAAAAGATAGAGCAAGTAGCCACTGTTTCTGCCAACAACGAACCTACTATTGGCAAACTGATTGCCGATGCTATGCGTAAGGTTTCTAAAGATGGCGTAATTACCATTGAAGAAGCCAAGGGAACTGAAACAACTATCGGTTTGGTAGAAGGTATGCAGTTCGATCGCGGATACCTTTCTGCTTATTTCGTTACCAACACAGAGAAGATGGAATGCGAAATGGAGAAACCATATATCCTTATTTATGATAAGAAGATTTCTAATCTGAAAGACATGCTTCCTATTCTGGAACCAGCCGTACAAACCGGTCGTCCGTTGCTTATCATCGCTGAAGATGTAGATAGCGAGGCTTTGACCACATTGGTTGTTAACCGCTTGCGTTCTCAGTTGAAGATTTGTGCTGTAAAGGCTCCTGGCTTTGGCGATCGCAGAAAAGAAATGCTCGAAGATATTGCCGTTCTTACAGGCGGTTTGGTTATCAGCGAAGAGAAAGGTTTGAAACTGGAACAAGCTACCCTTGAGATGCTTGGTACTTGTGATAAAGTAACAATCTCTAAAGATAACACTACCATCGTAAACGGTGCCGGTGCAAAAGAAAATATTGAAACACGTATTGGTCAGATCAAATCTCAGATAAAGAGTACTACTTCTGATTACGATCGTGAAAAACTTCAGGAACGTTTGGCTAAGCTGTCAGGTGGTGTAGCTGTACTTTATGTAGGCGCTGCTTCTGAAGTTGAAATGAAAGAGAAGAAAGATCGCGTAGACGATGCTCTTTGCGCAACTCGTGCCGCTATCGAAGAAGGTATTGTACCGGGCGGTGGTGTAGCTTACATCCGTGCTATCGAATGTCTGGAAGGCCTGAAAGGCGATAACGTCGACGAAACAACAGGTATTGAAATCATCAAGCGTGCCATTGAAGAACCTCTTCGTCAGATTGTGTTCAATGCTGGTAAAGAAGGTGCAGTAGTGGTACAAAAAGTACGCGAAGGCAAAGGTGACTTCGGATACAATGCCCGCACAGATGTATACGAAAACATGCATGCTGCCGGTGTAGTAGATCCTGCTAAAGTAACTCGTGTTGCTTTGGAAAATGCAGCCTCTATTGCAGGTATGTTCCTAACTACAGAATGTGTAGTGGTAGAAAAGAAGGAAGACAAACCCGAAATGCCAATGGGTGCTCCTGGTATGGGCGGTATGGGCGGAATGATGTAA
- a CDS encoding lysylphosphatidylglycerol synthase transmembrane domain-containing protein, whose amino-acid sequence MSSEIKTFKRIYIVLPVIIGLSVVGWLFYREFNSTLFAEIHFSMQLLAGILLAFLFMFGRDGGLIWRFRLISDRSLTWRQAFNVNMLCEFTSAVTPSSVGGSSLIIFFLNKEGINAGRSSALMMSCLFLDELFLVLACPVAFLLFSFNELFGSTTLFTSGIKLLFFALYVAIAFWTLLLYFALFKRPEYVKKILLAVFRLPLIRRWRKSVETLAENMVHSSGEMSRKPFLFWLKAFTATCLSWISRYLVVNALLFAFVMRGDHLLAFARQLILWVVMTISPTPGGSGVSEYIFQVFYADFFSVAGMALVVAFVWRVITYYMYLIIGAVLIPGWIKKIKN is encoded by the coding sequence ATGAGTAGTGAAATTAAGACATTTAAAAGAATCTATATAGTACTTCCGGTCATCATCGGTTTGTCTGTGGTGGGGTGGCTGTTTTATCGAGAGTTCAATTCCACCCTTTTTGCTGAGATTCATTTTTCGATGCAGCTGTTAGCCGGCATATTGCTGGCTTTTCTGTTTATGTTTGGGCGCGATGGCGGCTTGATATGGCGCTTTAGACTGATAAGCGATCGCTCGCTGACGTGGCGACAGGCCTTTAACGTAAACATGCTCTGTGAGTTTACTTCGGCCGTAACCCCCTCGTCGGTAGGCGGCAGCAGCCTGATTATATTCTTTTTGAACAAAGAAGGCATCAATGCCGGGCGAAGTTCTGCACTAATGATGTCCTGCCTCTTTTTAGATGAGTTGTTTCTCGTACTGGCCTGCCCTGTGGCGTTCTTACTCTTTTCTTTCAACGAGCTTTTTGGCAGCACAACGCTCTTTACCTCCGGCATCAAACTGCTCTTTTTTGCTCTGTACGTGGCTATTGCTTTTTGGACACTACTGCTTTACTTCGCACTTTTTAAACGTCCGGAGTATGTGAAGAAGATATTGCTTGCTGTGTTTCGTCTGCCCCTGATCAGGCGTTGGCGGAAATCGGTAGAGACTTTGGCCGAAAACATGGTGCACAGCTCGGGAGAGATGAGCCGCAAACCTTTTCTGTTCTGGTTGAAAGCATTTACAGCCACTTGCCTCTCGTGGATATCGCGCTATCTGGTGGTCAATGCACTTCTGTTTGCCTTCGTCATGCGCGGAGATCATCTGCTGGCCTTTGCCCGGCAACTGATTCTGTGGGTTGTAATGACCATTAGTCCCACTCCCGGAGGTAGCGGAGTGAGCGAATACATCTTTCAGGTTTTCTATGCCGATTTCTTCTCCGTAGCAGGCATGGCTTTGGTGGTTGCTTTTGTGTGGAGAGTAATTACCTATTATATGTATCTCATCATAGGGGCTGTGCTCATTCCCGGTTGGATAAAAAAGATAAAGAATTAA
- a CDS encoding co-chaperone GroES has product MNIKPLADRVLILPAPAEEKTIGGIIIPDTAKEKPLKGEVVAVGHGTKDEEMVLKVGNTVLYGKYAGTELEVEGGKYLIMRQSDVLAILG; this is encoded by the coding sequence ATGAACATTAAACCATTAGCAGACAGAGTGCTGATACTCCCTGCACCTGCAGAAGAAAAAACAATCGGTGGTATCATTATTCCTGATACGGCAAAAGAAAAACCTTTGAAGGGTGAAGTTGTGGCGGTAGGTCACGGAACAAAAGACGAAGAAATGGTATTGAAGGTGGGCAACACGGTTTTATACGGTAAGTATGCTGGTACGGAGCTGGAAGTTGAAGGCGGCAAATACCTCATTATGCGTCAAAGCGATGTTCTCGCTATTTTGGGTTAA